Genomic DNA from Acidobacteriota bacterium:
GGTGCACCTTCGCGCGTAGGGTGGGCGCCAGCCCACCATGCCATGAGGCTAGCTCCGGTCAGCCGGAGCCCACTCGATCCGCAATCTTCGGGATAGCCGGTAGGTCCCGGAGCGTCAACTCTCTCCCGGGTCCACCAGCCCGTGCCGTACGGCGTAGCCGACGGCTTGGGCGCGGCTGTGGAGGTGGAGTTTGTCGAGGATGTTGCGGACATGGAATTTGATCGTGTTCTCGCTCACCCCGAGCTTGCCGGCCAGATGACGGTTGGAGGTGATGCCGCTGACCAGGAGGTCGAGGACTTCCTGCTCGCGATCCGTCAGCTCGGTGGGGTTGCGCGGCCCGGCGCCGCTGTCCGAGGGATGTTCGGCATCGGCGGGATCGTCGCGGCCGGCGCGGGCGAATTCGTGCAGCATCTTGGCCGCCATGGACGGCGTGAGAGCGGGTTCGCCACGCTCCGCCGCTGACAGCAAGCGGAAGAAATGCTCCGCTTCCAAATCCTTGAGAATGTACCCCTGGGCGCCGGCCTTGAGGGTCTCGAAGAGATCATCGTCGTCGTGGGAGGCGGTGAGGGCCACCACCTTCACCGCCGGCAGCTCGGCGCACAAGCGGCGGGTGGCTTCGATGCCGCTCATGCGCGGCATGCGCAGATCCATGAGCACCAGG
This window encodes:
- a CDS encoding response regulator transcription factor, translated to MRLVIADDHALFRDSLRSLLEARDIEVVGEAADGEEAIELTHRLKPDLVLMDLRMPRMSGIEATRRLCAELPAVKVVALTASHDDDDLFETLKAGAQGYILKDLEAEHFFRLLSAAERGEPALTPSMAAKMLHEFARAGRDDPADAEHPSDSGAGPRNPTELTDREQEVLDLLVSGITSNRHLAGKLGVSENTIKFHVRNILDKLHLHSRAQAVGYAVRHGLVDPGES